The genomic DNA GTGACGAGGACGGCGACGGCGTGGGCGATGATCATCCCCGCCGAGGTGGCCCCGTGGCTCGCATGTTCGAGCGCGGATGCGGCAGGACCGAGGTCAAGGGAGCCGGAGGCTGGGACGATGTGTCCGGCATGGGTGTGGAGGGCCGCCTCGGCGGAAGTGGATCCGGCACCTGCAGCTCCGGCCTGACCGCTTCCGGATTGAACGGTTCCCGCGTGGGCCCCCGCATGGGCGAAGGTGTGTGCGGACCAGCCCATCGTCAGGTGCATGAGCACCTGTCCGAGGCCGAGCAGGCCCGCCAGAGTCAGGTAGCCCAGGCGCCTGCCGGCGACGATCATCGCCGACCAGAGGACGAGAACGAAGACGACCACAGTGCCCGGAATCGAGACGCCGCCACCGGCACCGAGGTGCATGAGCAGAGCCAGGAGAGTCGTGAAGAGGGCAGCGAAGAGCGCACGTACGGATTTCGTCCATCCGGTCATGGGCCCTCCTCTCAGCTCGCTCCCACATTCTACTCAATGTAGAACAATTTCGGGAAGGCGGCAGAGCCTACATCCGCAGCCAGGTATCGGCGGTCTTCTTGACCATGGCACCGGCATCAGCGGCAGCATCGCCCCAGACGACGAGGTTGCCATCGGGGTCAGTGGTGGAGTCGGAGAGGACGACAACGTCGAAGTTGCACACAAGACCCGCCATCGCCGAGGCGTAGACGGCTCCGGGGGTGCCCGCCGAGGAGACGTCGGCGTCAGCATCGCCTCCCGCCTGGGCGGCGGGGTCAGCGGTGACTTGGCCTGCTCCGGCCCCGGGCACGCCCGTGGTGGCGTCGACGCCGGGCACGCCCGTGGTGGCGTCGGCGCCGGCGATGATGATCCGGTCGACTGAGAGGTCATGCAGACCTGCGGCCAGATCGTCGACGCCTTCGAACACATCCGGGCTCTCGGACCGGAGCACAAGATCCTCTTCATCAGGGACGAAGATGCTCAGCTCCCCGTCGGGAGTGTCGGCGAGGTCAGCCTTCGTCGACGCGAAGATGAGCACACCACCCACGGCGCGGGTGCGGGTGACGATATCGCCGAGGGTCTCCATGGCGTCATCGCTGGGGTAGCTGGCGTCGTCGGTGTCAATGAGGAGCAGGGCATCCATACTCCAATCGTGCCACGACCGACCGACACATTCGAAGCCGGTTCGCCTCGGCCGCAGCCGACAACACCCTTGACCTGCATGGACTCAACGAGGCTTGTCAGCTTCCTCGAACTATGGCGAACACCGTATTTGTGTTCGAAACTTTTTTAGATCACCTATGGACTTTCACACATTATGAGCGTACAATGGATTCCAACAACAACGATGTTGGTGAACGGAATTCATCCCCATGACCCTCACTCCCGAACGCAGCTCCGATCATGCCGATCGGAACGCCGACCACTCCCCGCAGACCAGCGGTCACCCGCTGCTGGCCGACGAGGAGTGGGCAGATCTCAGCCGCTTCGCGCCCGAAGTCACCTCGTCGATCACTCAGCTGATGAGCCTCAAAGACGAGCTGCGCTCGTTCGATCGCCCCATGGGACCGGATCAGGCCATCATGCTCGCCGATGGGGTCGAGGCGATCACACGCATCAACGATGCATTGTCGACGCTCGCACTCTCCGTCTGCGAACGCGTCGGAACACCCAGCGATTTCGGCGCCAAGTCGACGAAGTCGCTCATCGAGAACCGATTCAACCTCACCGGCGCGGAGGCGAATCGCCGCACCGATATGGCCAAGAACCTCGGCGGACGCGTCGACATGGCCGGACAGGCTCTGCCGCCTCTCTACCCTGTCGTCGCAGAGGCCCTCCATGCCGGCACGATCTCCGCCGCCCAGGCGTCTGTCATCGAAGACTGCATGCGCAAACTGCCCACGTGGGTCAGTCAGACGGTCCGCACCGACGTCGAGACGCGCTTGGTCGACAACGCGCCCAAGGTCCGTCTCAAGGATCTGCGCGAGATCTTCGGCAAGCTCATGGGCTATATCGACCCGGACGGCGCAGAGCCGAACGACTCGGCCGACCGCTCTGCGTACAACATGTCCATGCGTGCCAAGACCAACGGCGACTGGGAGCTGCGTGGACTGCTCGACCCCGTCACCGGCGGCACTCTCAACGGACTGCTGACCTCACGAATCCAGTCTGCGGGAGAAGACGACAAGGCCGGTGCCGACAATACCGGTGCCGACTCGGCGACCGGCGCCTCTGGGATCGCGGCCGCGGGCAATCCCGCCACCGTCACCGCTGCTTCTGAGGGAACGAGCTCGCCGCTTCCTGACACGGAGCTGCTTGAGATCGTCGATGCTGTGCTCTCCGGTGACCGATATGACGCGAAGCGAGTTCCGGAACCCGATCTCGACGCAGCTCGCACGAGCGGAAATTCGGCGCCCGTCCCCGGCGTCGGTGTTCGGGAGGACGGCGGTTTCGTCGACGTCAGCGCTGAACAGCCCTCGGCGCGCGAATGGATCTACGAGCGATTCGCCGGCCTCGTCACGACGATCGACAAGCAGCGGACGGCTGCGGGAGCGCCTTATGCTCTCGTCATCAACGCCACCGCCGAAGATCTGGCCAAAGGAACAGGACACGGCACCACGGGCGCCGACAATCCCATTCCCATCAAGGAACTGATGAGAAACGGCCTCAACGGCTCGCTGTTCTTCCACCTCATGAGCGACAGGGCCAAGACGATGCAGGTGGCCACAGAGCAGCGCTTCGCCAATCGCAAACAGTTGGCAGTGATCACCGCCCGTGACCGAGGTTGCACCTTCCCCGGCTGTGACGCCCCTCCCGGTTGGTGCGATGCCAACCATGTGTTTCCATGGTCGCTCGGCGGCAAGACGGAGATCAACAATCTCGCGCTGCTCTGCAGCTATCATCACCACCTGCTCGACCGCACCGACTGGGACACGGTGATGCTCTTCGACGGGCGACCAGCCTACATTCCGCCCGCCGCAAAGGACCCGGCTCGTAAGCCGGTCCTCCACGCCCGGTTCATCGCGGACGACATCGTCGACTCCCTGTTCGACAAATAGCCGCCCCAACTTTCAGGGGACAGCTGTGCCCACTTTCCAAGTTCAGCCGGACTCAATTCGGTTCTGCCATGTTCGGCTGGGTTCAGTCCCCCAACGAAGAGGCCCGGATGCTCACGTCCTCATCGAGCAGCAGGAGGTCAGCCGACATTCCGGGAGCCAACAGGCTGCCGCCACCGGCGGCACCGGCGGCACCACCCGCCGCATGCAGAGAATCGCCCGACTCCGGCACTCCGCCCACGGCACGCAATGGAACGAGGCTCGCGGACTGCACAGCGTCGAACGGGCTGAGTCCCACCTCGGCGACTGCCCGCTTCACAGCCTCGTCCATCGTCAACGTGGACCCCGCGATGGCGCCCTGAGTGCCATCCGCGGTAACCAGGCGCGCTACCGAATCCTTGACCTCGACCGGGAGCGAACCAAGGTGATAGCTCCCATCATGCAGGCCGGTCGCCGCCATGGCGTCAGTGATGAGAGCAAGGCGCCCGGGCGCGAGTTCGTGGAGCATACGCGCGACCGGGGCGACGACATGGACGCCGTCATTGATGAGTTCGATGGTGACATGCTCGGCCTCGGCCGCGGCGAGGACCGGCCCCGGAGCACGGTGATGGACTCCGGGCATCGCATTGAACGCGTGGGTGAGGATGCTCGCCCCCGCTTCGAAGGCCTGCGCGGCCAGCGCATAATCGGCAGCCGTGTGACCGACGGCCACACGCACCCCTGCCGCAGAGAACCGACCGATCGCATCGAGAGCACCGGGAAGTTCGGGCGCGATCGTGATCTGCACAAGAGTTCCATCGGCCGCCTCGAGGATCGCCTCGACCGCCTCCGGAGTCGGCGATGTGAGCACTTCGGGCGCATGCGCACCTTTGAAATCCGGGGACAGGAACGGACCTTCGGCGTGCAGGCCCATGACCATGGCCCGCTCACGGACGAGTCCGGCGCCCGCGCGCAGGGACTCACACAGCCCCTCGATCGTGTCGGAGACGTAGGACAGAGCGAGTCTGCCGGTGCCGTGGGCCCGATGCACGTCGAGGATCGCATCGATCCCCTCGTTCCCGTCCTCGGCGCTCGCACCGCCCGCACCGTGACAGTGGATATCGACGAACATGGGAGCCACGTATCCGCCGGCGCCGTCGATGATCTCACCTCTCGCCGAGGCGGCCCTGTCCTTCCAGCCGTCCCCGCGGCCCCGTGCAGTGACCGTTCCTTCGGCGATCGCGATCCACGTGTCAGCGGTCTCCTCGGAGAACGTCGCCCGACCGCCGTCGAGGATGCACGCATTGTGGATGACCGCCTCGGCGGGGATCCGTTCGGTCTGTGTCATCAGGGTCCTTCCATCGCTCTGAACAACCCTCACCCCAGTGTGCGGACTCGGTTCGCGTCGATGCCGAGCACGTGAGAGTCGAGGAACGCGAGCACGGTTCGGTACCAGACCTCGGCGTTCCCACGGCCGAGGATCCAATGCCCCTCGTCGGGGAAATAGAGGAACCGGTGCTGAGTGTCGCCATCGGCGTCGAGCGGAGTCTTCGCCCGGGTGAGCAGGTCCAGCCACAGTTCCTGGCCCTGCCCGATCGGCACCCGGTAGTCCTTGTCGCCGTGGATGACGAGCATCGGCACCTCGATGTCATCGGCGAACAGGTGCGGCGAATACTGCGCCGACTGCTCCCGCATCGCCTGATCCCACGACGAATTGTCCGTCGTCCGCCCCATCGACGTGGTGTTCCACAGAGAGGCATGGGTGACGATGCACTTGAACGCGCTGCCGGTGTGCCCTGCCACCCAGTTGGCCATGTATCCGCCGTAGGACCCGCCGGCCAGTGCGACACGTTCGGAATCGATGTCCGCTCTCTCCCCTGCGGCCTCGGTCAGCGCCATGATGTCGGTGAAGGGAGTGCCGCCGAGCTGCTGCTGACCGCGGTCGATCATTGCCTGCCCGTAGCCGGTGGAGATCGCCGGGTCCGGCAGCAGCACCGCATAGCCGGCAGCAGCGAAGGGACCCGGATTCCACCGGTAGGTCCACGCATTCCACGATCCCCACGGTCCGCCATGGGCGAATACGACGAGCGGATGCGGCCCCTCCCCCTCCGGGAGCACCAGCCACGCGCGGATCTGCGTGCCGTCCTCGGCACGAACCTCCACCTCGGTGAGGGTGCCTTCTTCCTCGAGCACCGTCGCCGGGTTCGCGAGCTCGCTGATGACCCCGGTTCCGAGGTCGACGGAGATCGGCAGCGGTGCGACATCGATCGCCGAGGCGGTCGCCACGACCGTGTCCTCGCGCAGAGCCAGCCCCGAGAACGAATACTTCTGATCGGCGCCCCCGACCAGCCGCCGAGGCTGAGCATCGTTGATGCCACCGATGAAGATGCTGCCGCGACCATGATCATCCGCGGTGGCCACGATGGTCGAATCGTCCGCCCAGATCGGAGAGAACCAGAAATCGGCATCCGGCCACACAGGATTCAGTTCCGCGGTCTCGAGATCGAGAACCATGAGTTCGGCCGCGAGGTTGGTCTGCGGAGTCCAATTCTGTACGCGAGTGACCAGTGCTTTCGTCCCGTCCGGGCTGATGGCCTCGATGTCGAAGCTGTGATCGGCAGCCGGTTTCGTCAGACGGTGCAGTTCGGGTTCCCCGTCGAGGTCCACGCGCCAGATCTCACTGGCCTCGAGCTGACCGGGGATCGGCTTCTCGAGCTGGACGAGGGCGAAGCGGGCCCCATCGTCGACGGCCCAATCGACCAGTCGGCCAGACGGCAGGGACAGGTACCGGAAATCCAAGCCCGCCGGGGGGCTCAGCTCGTCACTGACTTCCGGAAAGTCGGCGTCCGCCTCGTTGAGCGTGGCCACGGCCAGGGTCTGTCGGCCCGGCCCCAGATCATGATCCCAGCGGCGGATCGGGAACCCGGTATGGAGGATCCCGCTGACCTTCGCATCGCTGCGTTCGGTGCTGAATTCCTGATGGTCGTTCTCGTCGGCGGCCCACGTATGGACGGGGAACTCGACGACGATGGTCTCGCCCTTGACCTCGATTCGGGAGAAGCCGCCCTCATGGTCGGCAAGCTTGCGGGCCTCACCGTTGTCCGGCAGAGCCCACAAGCTCGGGGATTCGGTATCTTTGCCGTCCTCGCCTTTGCGTTTGGAGGCGAAGACGATCGTGCCGTTCTCGCTCAGTGCGGCCGGTCCCACGGACTGACCGCCCCGAGTGATGCGTCGGGGCGTCTCCCCGCTGATATCGGCGAGGTGGCTGAGGGAGGAATTCCCCTCGGAATTGAGAAACGAGTACTGGGCGATGACGCGGCCGCTCTGATTCGTCAAGAGGCCTTGCAGGCGGCGGGCGTCGAGGAGTCGGGTCACTGCGTCGTGGGTCGTCATCTTCCCATCCTAGATCCCAGCGCGGATTCCGGGGTGAAATCCAGAGAAACCCCAGATCGCCGAGGCGGTCGACAGTCCCCGAAGAGTCAGTGGAAACTCGGTGACGGGACTTTCTCACCGTCAATCGTCACCGTCGGCAGCATCTTCTTGAAGTCCTCCGCCACTTCGGTGTTCGTCTTCGGTGTGCGCATCTCGATTGACAGATTCACCAGGCGCCCGTTGATCTTGTAGCCCGTCTGCACCCCGAAGGCATAAGTCGGTTCGTTGTTGATAGCGAGGATCTCGGTCGGGCCGAGTTCACCCTGATAGCTCCAGAACTCGCCCGCGGCCAGCGACCCCGTCTGCTCGGCCAACACCTGTGAGTCCTGTTCGGAGAAGTTGTACCGCCTCTTCTGATCGACGACTTCCTGAGCACTGTCGCCGTATTCGTCGGTGCAGTTGACGAGGATGGTATCGCCGCGAGTCGTGTCGTCACCGTGGTTGAAGACATGGAACTGCTCGGTGCTCCCGGTGCTGTCTCTCCAGTCATCACCGATCGCGAAGGTGACTTCAACCGGGCAGCTGCTGCCGAACGTCACTGACGTCTTCGTCATCCCCTCGGGGATGCCGGCTTCGGTGGGCTTGCCCGTGGGCTCGGGTCCGGCGGTCTCCTGCACGCCGATGCGCACCGGCCCGGCGGACTTGTCTTCCGTGCGGACCTGGAATACCGAGCATCCGCTGAGGAGGACCGTCAGTGCGAGAGTGCCGGCAGCAGCGGCTCGTCGCACCGAGGCAGGTCTGCCCGAGGCGGGGTTTCCCGACGCCGGTCCGCCCGAGGCAGAACTCCCCGAAGCGGGTCTCTTCGCAGCGAAGATCCCCACTGAGGACATATCCGCTGCCGTGCGCCCAGTCACTGGTCTCACTGCTGGTCACCTTGCCGGCGACGTTTTGGGTACCCCGCTTCCGGGCCGTTCTGATTCGGCTGAGCCTGTCGGTACCCGTGCTGGGGCGTCTGCGGACCGGAATTGGGCTGACTCCCCACAGGTGGCTGGCCGAAGTTCTGCTGACCCGAATGCGGCTGACTTCCCACCGGAGGCTGGCCGGGATGCTGAGGGCCGGAATTCTGTGGACCGGACTTCTGGGGACCCGAGTGCGGCTGGCTGCCGACCTGCGGCTGCCCATAGCCCGGTTTCTGTCCTCCGCCGTTCGGGTCCTGACGCGGCGGTTTGAACTGCGAATGCTGCCCGGAATCCGGCGGGAACCCGCCGGAGACGGATTCGCCCGTCCGACGATTGACCAGGTTCCCGTCGACCCGCTCGAGACGACGCTTCGACGTCCGCCGCGGAGTGCCGAGGATCCGTCCCTGCAGTTCGGCGTCATTGGGCTGACGCGGAGGCAGGAATCCGGGCGCCTGCCGCGAATCCGCCTGCTGCACCGGCTGCACCGCATGCGAACCGGCAGCGACCCGATCCATATGATCCGACATCTGCGGAACGGTCACGGGTGCGGCATCGGCAAGGACCGGGAGGACCATGCGCACCGAGGTGCCCACGCCCTCCTGGCTGAAGAGCTGCACGGATCCGCCGTGCCGAGTGACGATGGCACGCACGAGCGAGAGGCCCATGCCCGAACCGGCGACCGCGCGTACACGTGAACCGCGAGAGAGCTCGTCCCAGACGTTCTCCTGTTCGGCCAGCGGGATGCCGCTGCCCGTATCCGCAACCTCGACGACGACCCAGCGGTGGCCGTCGATGATCTGCTCATTGGCGCGCAGCTCGACGACTTCGGCCTGAGACGAGTATTTGAGGGCATTGCCCAGCAGGTTGAGAATCGCGGTGAGCAGCAGATCCTCCTCGCCGGCGACATCGGGCAGCCGCCACGGAGCACGGGCGACAGTCGCCACAATCATCCGATCTTCGGCGCCCGGCGCGGTGGAGGCATCTTCGACGGCCTGATGGATGAGCGCGTCGAGATCGACGCGGGCGTATTCGATGATGCGCGTCTCGACATCGGCGAGCTTGCGCAGATCGGCCAGCAGTCGAGCGACCCGGCGTGAGGACACGTCGACCTGCTTCGCTGCCGGCTCCACCTCGCTCAGAGTACCGCCGTCACGGACGACCTCGCGGATGCTCGCCGCCGAGGTGCGCAGCGCCGTCAGCGGATTCTTCAGCTCGTGGTCGAGTCGGATGAGCATCCGATTGCGCTTCGTCATCGAATCCTCGGCCGCGGCGTCTCGATGGATTCCCGCAGTGAGGCCTCACGCTTCTTCAGATGCCGCCAGCCGAACCAGGCACCGACGGCCAGACCGCCGAGCACGATGACGAGCAGAAGCAGGAACAGCCAGACCTGGATCTCGAAGACAAGGAAGTTCGTCATAGACGGCTCTGTCCGTCCTCCCCGCGAACCTCACCGACGAACCGGTAGCCGCGCCCCTGCACAGTGGCGATCCACCTGGGCTCTGCGGCATCTTCGCCGAGCACGCGACGCAGTTCGGCGACACGGGAGTCCACGGCACGGGTGCCCACAGCCTCTTCGAATCCCCACAGCACTTCGAGCAGGCGGGAGCGTTCGATGAGTTCGTCCTTGTGCACCATGAGGTACTCGAGCAGGGTGAAGCCCTTAGGCGTGATGACGAGTTCACGCTGCCCCAACCAGGCCCGGCGTCCGACTCGGTCGACGCGCAGGCCGAAGCTGGACACGAGCACCGGTGCTGTGGCCAAGGGCGGCCCGTCATTGCGGGTGCGACGCAGCACGGCACGGATGCGCGCGACGAGCTCGTGCGGGTCGAAGGGCTTGTTGAGGTAGTCGTCGGCGCCCTCTTCGAGTGCCATCGCCCGCTCGACGCCTTCGCCGACCTGAGTCAGCAGCAGCACCGGAACCCAGTTCTCCTCCTGGCGCAGTCGGCGCAGCACCTGCCGTCCGTCGGCTCCGGGCATGAGCACGTCGAGGACGCACACATCGGGTCGGTGGCGGTGGATCTCATCGAGGGCGAGCAGTCCGTCGCTGGCGGGCAGAACCCGGAATCCGGAGCGTTCGAGGAACGGCACGACCGCTCCGAGGACGTCCGGCTCATCATCGGCGACCAAGACGAGTGGTTGGGGCTCGGTGTGATTGTCAGCCGTCATGGTGGTCAGTTCCGGTTCCTCTCTGGCGTTCCCAGGCGATCTCTCTCGCCTCGGCACGATCGACCGCCTCGGCGAGTTCATCTCGGTACAGCATAGATCGACGCAGGTGCTTGGTGCGATATCCGGCGCGGCCGACCATATGGGTGGCGACGGGGATCGTCACCAGTTGGAAGGAGATGATGATCGCCAACGTCGTCACCGTCGCCCAGGTCGGGAACTGGATCGCGATCGCCACAGCGACAAGCACCAGGCCCAACACCTGGGGTTTCGCACTCGCATGCATCCGCGAGAGAAGGTCGGCGAAGCGGACGAGACCGACCGCTGCGGCCAGGGACAGGACCGCGCCGAGGACGATGAGCACGGCCGAGATGATGTCAAGAACCACGACTGTTCCCCTCTCCGTCTCGGTCCGATCCGTCGCCACCCGATCCGTCGCCGTCCGACATGTGCTCGGCGTCTTCAGGTCCCGGGTCGGGCCCGGTGCCCTCGCCCTCTCCATCGCTGTCGGCGTGGGCGTCGTAGGTGGGATCCGTGATCTCGGTGACCTCCGGCTCCCCGAGCTCCGTCGCTTCGGCGCTCTGCTCCCCCGCACCACGCGGCATATGCCAATCCGTGCTGGTGAAGTCCGACAGTGCCCCCGCCTCGGCGCCCAGGGTCATCGAATCGGACTTCGACACGTACCTCGACACGCTCACCGAACCGACGAAGCCGAGCATCGCGAGCACGATGAGCACGGGCAGCAGATCCGTGCGGTCGGACAGAGCCATATACCCGCCGAGGCCGCACATGATCGACGCGAGCACGACGTCGGTGCCGATCATGCGATCGAGGATCGACGGACCCCGGACGATCCGGAAGAGCGCGATGACCACCGAGGCGGCCAGCAGCACCGAACCGGCGATGACGAGGGTGTGGAGGACGATCTCACCCATCAGCGACCTCCCTCGGTCTCGCCCAGCGGATCCGGCCTGGCCCGCAGAGAGGCGAGGTCACGGTGCGAACCGAGGGTGCGGATGAGCAGCTCTTCGATGAAGTAGACCTGCGCCTTGGCCTTGCGCAGCTTCTCCTCGGAATCGCAGTCCAGGAAGTGCAGATAGAGGATGCCCATGGCCCGGTCGCTGTCGATGATGATCGACCCGGGGATGAGGCTGGCAGTATCGGCGATGAGGGTGAGCACGAGGTCCGAGCTCGTGCGCAGATCGCAGGCGATGACGGACCCGGCTCCGACCGCCTTGCGGCGGAACGCATACCAGGCGACTTCGACGGAGGCGTGGAGGACCGAGTAGAGGAACCACAGGCCGAACACCGTGGCATGCCAGACGTTGAACCGTCCGGACAGCACGACGGGCGGCAGGTAGAACACGCGGGTGACGATGAACGCCAGCACGATTCCGGTGACCACGGTGACCACCGTGATGGCGTCCCACAGCATCAGCCACAGCAGAACCAGCGAGATCAGCAGCACGAGCTGCTGGATGACTCCGCGGCCCCGGCTCATCCGCGCCCGGTTGGGAACCGGTGCACGATTCTGTCCTTGGTCGCTGGCCCGGCCCTGGTCGCGGACCTGTCGCTGAGCTCGGGCCCGGCCCTGCGCATCGTCCCGGCCCTGAGCTCGCGGCCGTCCGTGCTCGTGATCGGGGCTCATCAGTCATCACCTCCGAGCACGTTCGTGACGTAGTCGATCGGAGTCGAGAGGTTCTCCGCCGCCCGGTTCGACATGTCCCACAGGGGTTCGGCGGCGATCGTGAGCACGATGGAGGCGATCACCACCACCGAGGTGGCCGCCACCATGGCAGGGGGCACTCCGATCTGAGATTTCCACGTCTTCCCCGCCAGCAGCGTCTTCTTCCGCTCCGTGAACTCCTCGACGAGGTCCTCGTTCGGCTCTTCCACGTCGACCGGATCTCGCCAGAACGCGAGGTTGAAGGTACGGCCGATGACGTAGAGGGTGAGCAGGCTCGTCACGGTGCCGGCGACGATGAGGACCGTGGGCAGCCACGCATGATCGTCGAAGCCGGCGAGGAAGAGCGCGACCTTGCCGATGAACCCGGAGAACGGCGGAATGCCGGAGAGATTGAGCGCCGGGATGAAGAAGATGATCGTGATCACCGGAGACAGCACCATGAGACCGCCCAGCGACCTCGTCGAGGTGGACCCGCCGCGCATTTCGACGAGTCCGATGGCCAGGAACAGCGCGGTCTGGACGATGATGTGGTGAACCGTGTAGTAGATCGCCGCGGACAGGCCCACACTCGTCCCCAAGGCGACGCCGAAGAGCATGTAGCCGATGTGGGAGACCAGGGTGAAGGACACGATCCGCTTGATCTCCGACTGCGCGATGGCGCCGAAGATGCCCACGAGCATCGTCAGTCCCGCCGCGATGAGCAGCGGCACCCGCAGGGACGATTCGGAGAACAGCAGAGTTTCGGTGCGGATGATCGCATAGATGCCGACCTTCGTCAGCAGTCCCGCGAAGACCGCAGTCACCGGGGCCGGTGCCGTCGGGTACGAGTCGGGAAGCCAGAAGGACAGCGGGAAGATCGCGGCCTTGATGCCGAAGCCCAGCAGCAGGAGGACGTGGAGGATCATCTGCACATCGGCCGGCAGGTCCGAGATCCTCCCCGCCAGCTGCGCCATGTTCACGGTGCCGCACGCGGCGTAGATGATGCCGATGGCGGCGAGGAAGATCACC from Brevibacterium sp. JSBI002 includes the following:
- a CDS encoding HNH endonuclease signature motif containing protein gives rise to the protein MTLTPERSSDHADRNADHSPQTSGHPLLADEEWADLSRFAPEVTSSITQLMSLKDELRSFDRPMGPDQAIMLADGVEAITRINDALSTLALSVCERVGTPSDFGAKSTKSLIENRFNLTGAEANRRTDMAKNLGGRVDMAGQALPPLYPVVAEALHAGTISAAQASVIEDCMRKLPTWVSQTVRTDVETRLVDNAPKVRLKDLREIFGKLMGYIDPDGAEPNDSADRSAYNMSMRAKTNGDWELRGLLDPVTGGTLNGLLTSRIQSAGEDDKAGADNTGADSATGASGIAAAGNPATVTAASEGTSSPLPDTELLEIVDAVLSGDRYDAKRVPEPDLDAARTSGNSAPVPGVGVREDGGFVDVSAEQPSAREWIYERFAGLVTTIDKQRTAAGAPYALVINATAEDLAKGTGHGTTGADNPIPIKELMRNGLNGSLFFHLMSDRAKTMQVATEQRFANRKQLAVITARDRGCTFPGCDAPPGWCDANHVFPWSLGGKTEINNLALLCSYHHHLLDRTDWDTVMLFDGRPAYIPPAAKDPARKPVLHARFIADDIVDSLFDK
- a CDS encoding response regulator transcription factor; this translates as MTADNHTEPQPLVLVADDEPDVLGAVVPFLERSGFRVLPASDGLLALDEIHRHRPDVCVLDVLMPGADGRQVLRRLRQEENWVPVLLLTQVGEGVERAMALEEGADDYLNKPFDPHELVARIRAVLRRTRNDGPPLATAPVLVSSFGLRVDRVGRRAWLGQRELVITPKGFTLLEYLMVHKDELIERSRLLEVLWGFEEAVGTRAVDSRVAELRRVLGEDAAEPRWIATVQGRGYRFVGEVRGEDGQSRL
- a CDS encoding S9 family peptidase; its protein translation is MTTHDAVTRLLDARRLQGLLTNQSGRVIAQYSFLNSEGNSSLSHLADISGETPRRITRGGQSVGPAALSENGTIVFASKRKGEDGKDTESPSLWALPDNGEARKLADHEGGFSRIEVKGETIVVEFPVHTWAADENDHQEFSTERSDAKVSGILHTGFPIRRWDHDLGPGRQTLAVATLNEADADFPEVSDELSPPAGLDFRYLSLPSGRLVDWAVDDGARFALVQLEKPIPGQLEASEIWRVDLDGEPELHRLTKPAADHSFDIEAISPDGTKALVTRVQNWTPQTNLAAELMVLDLETAELNPVWPDADFWFSPIWADDSTIVATADDHGRGSIFIGGINDAQPRRLVGGADQKYSFSGLALREDTVVATASAIDVAPLPISVDLGTGVISELANPATVLEEEGTLTEVEVRAEDGTQIRAWLVLPEGEGPHPLVVFAHGGPWGSWNAWTYRWNPGPFAAAGYAVLLPDPAISTGYGQAMIDRGQQQLGGTPFTDIMALTEAAGERADIDSERVALAGGSYGGYMANWVAGHTGSAFKCIVTHASLWNTTSMGRTTDNSSWDQAMREQSAQYSPHLFADDIEVPMLVIHGDKDYRVPIGQGQELWLDLLTRAKTPLDADGDTQHRFLYFPDEGHWILGRGNAEVWYRTVLAFLDSHVLGIDANRVRTLG
- a CDS encoding sensor histidine kinase → MTKRNRMLIRLDHELKNPLTALRTSAASIREVVRDGGTLSEVEPAAKQVDVSSRRVARLLADLRKLADVETRIIEYARVDLDALIHQAVEDASTAPGAEDRMIVATVARAPWRLPDVAGEEDLLLTAILNLLGNALKYSSQAEVVELRANEQIIDGHRWVVVEVADTGSGIPLAEQENVWDELSRGSRVRAVAGSGMGLSLVRAIVTRHGGSVQLFSQEGVGTSVRMVLPVLADAAPVTVPQMSDHMDRVAAGSHAVQPVQQADSRQAPGFLPPRQPNDAELQGRILGTPRRTSKRRLERVDGNLVNRRTGESVSGGFPPDSGQHSQFKPPRQDPNGGGQKPGYGQPQVGSQPHSGPQKSGPQNSGPQHPGQPPVGSQPHSGQQNFGQPPVGSQPNSGPQTPQHGYRQAQPNQNGPEAGYPKRRRQGDQQ
- a CDS encoding N-acetylglucosamine-6-phosphate deacetylase, with the translated sequence MTQTERIPAEAVIHNACILDGGRATFSEETADTWIAIAEGTVTARGRGDGWKDRAASARGEIIDGAGGYVAPMFVDIHCHGAGGASAEDGNEGIDAILDVHRAHGTGRLALSYVSDTIEGLCESLRAGAGLVRERAMVMGLHAEGPFLSPDFKGAHAPEVLTSPTPEAVEAILEAADGTLVQITIAPELPGALDAIGRFSAAGVRVAVGHTAADYALAAQAFEAGASILTHAFNAMPGVHHRAPGPVLAAAEAEHVTIELINDGVHVVAPVARMLHELAPGRLALITDAMAATGLHDGSYHLGSLPVEVKDSVARLVTADGTQGAIAGSTLTMDEAVKRAVAEVGLSPFDAVQSASLVPLRAVGGVPESGDSLHAAGGAAGAAGGGSLLAPGMSADLLLLDEDVSIRASSLGD
- a CDS encoding Na+/H+ antiporter subunit E; this translates as MSPDHEHGRPRAQGRDDAQGRARAQRQVRDQGRASDQGQNRAPVPNRARMSRGRGVIQQLVLLISLVLLWLMLWDAITVVTVVTGIVLAFIVTRVFYLPPVVLSGRFNVWHATVFGLWFLYSVLHASVEVAWYAFRRKAVGAGSVIACDLRTSSDLVLTLIADTASLIPGSIIIDSDRAMGILYLHFLDCDSEEKLRKAKAQVYFIEELLIRTLGSHRDLASLRARPDPLGETEGGR
- a CDS encoding monovalent cation/H+ antiporter complex subunit F; amino-acid sequence: MGEIVLHTLVIAGSVLLAASVVIALFRIVRGPSILDRMIGTDVVLASIMCGLGGYMALSDRTDLLPVLIVLAMLGFVGSVSVSRYVSKSDSMTLGAEAGALSDFTSTDWHMPRGAGEQSAEATELGEPEVTEITDPTYDAHADSDGEGEGTGPDPGPEDAEHMSDGDGSGGDGSDRDGEGNSRGS
- the mnhG gene encoding monovalent cation/H(+) antiporter subunit G, whose amino-acid sequence is MVLDIISAVLIVLGAVLSLAAAVGLVRFADLLSRMHASAKPQVLGLVLVAVAIAIQFPTWATVTTLAIIISFQLVTIPVATHMVGRAGYRTKHLRRSMLYRDELAEAVDRAEAREIAWERQRGTGTDHHDG